One segment of Drosophila mauritiana strain mau12 chromosome 3R, ASM438214v1, whole genome shotgun sequence DNA contains the following:
- the LOC117143403 gene encoding dromyosuppressin: protein MSFAQFFVACCLAIVLLAVSNTRAAVQGPPLCQSGIVEEMPPHIRKVCQALENSDQLTSALKSYINNEASALVANSDDLLKNYNKRTDVDHVFLRFGKRR, encoded by the exons ATGTCCTTCGCTCAGTTCTTTGTCGCCTGCTGCCTGGCCATTGTCCTCCTGGCCGTGTCCAACACACGGGCCGCAGTCCAGGGACCACCTCTGTGCCAGTCCGGCATCGTCGAGGAGATGCCCCCGCACATCCGCAAGGTGTGCCAGGCCCTGGAGAACTCCGATCAACTGACGTCGGCACTGAAGTCCTACATCAACAATGAGGCATCCG CTTTGGTGGCCAACTCTGATGACCTGTTGAAGAACTACAACAAGCGAACGGATGTCGATCACGTCTTCCTGCGTTTCGGAAAACGTCGTTAA